The genomic segment ATGAGGTTGATGATATTGTTAGCCTTGCTTCTTGTATCGGGCAGCTTGTCTGCCCAGACGCAAGGGGCGATAAAGCGAGTTCGTCATGTGTCACGTTTTGAGTTGGCTGTCGCCTGCATCAAGAAGTACGAGGGTCTGCACGGACCGAAGCATCATCCTTATGTCGGATATGGGCACAAGCTGTTGCCTGGCGAGCGGTTTTCTCCAAGAATGACGGAACGGCAAGCCGATGCATTGCTGCGCTCTGACCTCAGAAAGCTCTGCGCCATGTTTCGTGACTTCGGTCGTGACTCGCTGCTCTTGGCTGCACTTGCCTACAATGTGGGATGTGGAAAGGTGATGAAAAGCCGGATGTATGCCAAGATGCGAAGTGGCAACAGAAACATCTATCGTGACTATGTGGACTTCAAAAGGTGGAACGGAAAGATAGTGCCTTCCATCGAGCGAAGAAGAAAAATGGAGTATCTGCTCTTGTTTACTCCATAGTATAAGGTTTTATAAAATAGGACAGTCCTTTTGATTGGGGGCTGTCCTTTGTTCTTTGCAAGCATCGCAGATAAGGAAAAGACGGTTTCTTTGCCACTTTCTTTTCCGCTCCTCGGCTCAAGAAAGAAAGTGGCGGAACGAATTTTCATCGCTCCGCCGATATGGATTTCATGTCGTTGCAACCATACGCTGCTCTATAAGTCTTGCATTGCTGTTCACCAAGTTGATGATGTCAGCATGGTGCTCGGTATCCTTATTCTGTAGTCCGTGGCATTGTACGACTTTCATCTGTTCGAGTGAAAACTCCACGGTCTCAACCCTTTGTTCGGCTATTCTTGCAGAGAAGATGATGCAGTCGGGATTGAGTGAATAGTTTGTACCGCTGCCTACGCAATGATGCATCGCCTTGCCCTCAAGAACGTGCTCCCTGACGCTTTCAAGCATTCTCACCACGATATTGCCGTCCGTGAACATCAAACCGAAGAAACGGCTCTTCATTTCCTTGAACTTGTCCTCGTTCTTCAATGCCTTGCGTATCTCCTCCTCGGTACGCTCCTTTTCTTTCTTTGCTCTGATTTTCTCGGATATTCTGTCGTGCTCGGCTTCAAGGTTGTCGGGGCAAATGTAATGTGGACTTCTGATGTCCTTGCCCATTTCTACCAACATACAGATGTAGTCCGCCCATTTGCCGATGTCTGTAATAAGGTAATGGTTGCGGTTGGCTATCTTGTAGGCATTCCAACAAGTTTCCAAGTGCCGTGGGTGGTCTATGAAGTGGCGGACGTGTCCGTAACGACATTGCTTCATCATTGTTTCGATGCGGTGGTCTGTCAGCATCGCCTTGAACAATGTAAGCGGTTCGATGCCGTGAAACGCTCCGTCAAAGCCGTTGCGCCATATCTGAGGAATGACTTTCATATCGGGGCAGACCGGAAATGAAGCAATATGCTGATAGGTGGTGTTGTCCTTGCGCAGTTCAATGTCGGAGTCGTAGCAGAACGTGTCCATATAGATACCCATTGTGCGCTTGCGTGCCATAACCTCCACCTTGCCTTTCTCGTTCATCCAATAGCGTGCCACCTCCCAACAATAAATGTCTGCCTTTTGTCCCTTGCGGTAATAGGCTTTCATCTGAAATGCTCGCATAAGTTGCAGTTCCTTGCGCTCGGTGAGTACACTGAAATAGGTAGAAGACATTGCCTTCTGTCGCTTGGTGCGCTGCACTTCCAACTTTGCCTTACACTTCGGGCAGACACATTTGTCCGCATCCTCGTCCGTAGTCCAAGTGTGTCCGCAGTCCATGCAGGTGGTCTGTCCGTGTTTCAACTGAAAGGCATAGTGGTCAAGGCATTCACGGAATGCCCATTGCATTTGCGCTCCCTTGATAGGTCGTAACCCCTTGTTTGAGGTTACGACTTGCTTCTGATATTTCGTTCTTGGTTTCATAACGTGTCGAATAATGATGGTTGGTGTACTTCTGTTTCCGTTCTCTGTGAGGTGCGCTTGGCGGTATCTCTGTTACGCATCTTGTTCATCTGCTCTTGCTGATATTGGCGGATGGCTTCCTGTCTTGCCTGTGCCTTCTCCTCCTCTGTGAGTTCGATGTGGTGGTTAACAGACACTTGGCAGTTCAATGGTTTTCCTACCTCGATGTCCTTCTCCTCGTAGTAGTGGATGGCTTGCCCATATATCTCGTCATCGCAAAAGCCGTTGCAACCGCTCTTCTGTACCCAATTAAGGATATAGGTGACGCAATCGTCTATGTTCTTGTCGGGGTTGTCATACTTGGCTGCAAAGAGTTCGTCCTCCATAGCACGCTCCTCCAAATAGGATTGTATGGTTCTCTTGAAATATTCTGTAGTGTTCATGTCTGATGTTGTTAAAGGGGTTGTTACTCGTGATAGATGATGTCGCAGTCCTCAACTTCTGTAGGCAGTCCGAAGAACGGATAATGGCTGAAGTAAGGTTCTGTGCACATGTCCTCGTTGTATCTTGGACTTACTATCTCAATATTGTTCTTGCGCATGGCTTCGTCCACCATACGGATTTCCTCGTCTGTCAGTCCGCTTGCATCGCCATTGATGATGTAGCAGAGTGCCCATGTAGGTATCGCTTCAATGCTTCTGTTCATATCGCTTGTACTTTAAAGTGTTAATAACCAAATGAATGTTCCAATCAGTACCACCATAGAAAGAATGGAAATGATGATGCCGAAGATGAACTTCACAATTCCTAATATGACTTCACCGACCATGCAGAGAGCCATATATCCCAACCAAGCCACCAAAGTGATGAGGGTTGAGCCGACTGCGGAGAGTAATCTCCACCAAGTCTGTGTTATGTTGATGTTTGTTGTCATATAGCCTTGAATTAAATTTATTTGCGGTTCCAGGAACTGAAGGGAAGTTCTCGTTTCTTCACCTTTTTGTCGCTCCATTTTCCGACATTTTTTTTTGCGTCTTCCTGTCGCATCGGTCGTTTCGTTTCAGGTGCCTTTCAAGGGCGGCGAGGCTGGAAATACAAGGTTTTTCGGAAAAATACTACCCAACGGTGTGGAGATTTTTTTGAAAACCGAAGGCTCGACCTTTTATTTCCAAAGCCCGCTGCCATACCTTTGCACCTGCACGATAACGGTTGATGCCAAAAGGAAAGACCATGTGGAGGAAAGAAAATCAGAGCGGCAAATGAAAATAGAAACTTCACGGAAGTTTTTGGACTGCACGATTATCGCATACTCATTTCTGAGAAATGGATACAACGTCGTCTTACAAACGTCTTGAAAAATGGAAATCGCATACAAAAATGGCACAGCCATCAGAAAAATTCCGATGAAAGAAGAGTATGGCTTGTCCATGCTTCTTGCATCGGGTTTTCTCCAAGGCTGTGCAGCCAAGCATGAAAGTGGTCGTTGAGGTTTACATCAATGACTTCTTTCTTGCGGTGGAGTATGCAAACAAAATGGTACGGCAAATCAAGGAATGGTGTTTCTTTTGATCGGTTAGCCTGCAACCGACAAAAAGAAACACTTTTCCTCATGCCGTACTACTGAGACATGAAAGGGTGGCGTGCCACTGTTTCATGTCGTTTGGATTGTGCGATAAAAAATGGAACTGCGAGTTGTGGCTATAAAAATCAGCCGTTGTCAGCACGGCAAACAAAGAAAAGTCCTTGGCAGTATAGTCTTGAAGCATTTCAAGGCATACTGTCAAGGATTTTTCTTGCCGTGCCATAGTCGGAGGAAGTTAGTCTGAGGTATGAGGACTGTCTTTCTTCGACGACGGCTGACTTTTATACAAAACACACGAAAGAATGAGAATATGCAAACGAAATAGACAATTCAAAAAACAGGAACCATTGCCACATAAGTTTGAATGGATTGAAATGGAAATAGCAAAGAACAGAGAAGAATATGGTTTAATGAAAACAGATTTATCCAAGCAAAAAATCGAGGATAAAAAATCTTAAAACATTCTTTATCCCCGATTAAATATCGTACCTTTGCAACCGAAAGAGTTCTTTGGATGGTTATGCAAATCACAGCAGGATGCTACATTCTGTTTATTTCTAATTCGTAACCTCTTCTTTTTATGAGATAAAAACTTATCTCATTCTCAATTACTTATAAAAAAAACGTACTTTCATCATTATAAAGTGTCGTTTTCCTATATTTTTATTGTATCTTTGAAAACTCAAATTGCAACTCAATCTGAGATAGAATGGAAACTCAATTTTAACAACTTAATAATGGAGGACTAATTATGAACATCAATTCTGGTATTAAGCAAGCCGTGATTTTAACCATCGGCATCATCATGCTTGGATTTTGTATCAAGTCGGGACTTGAAAGTGTGATTAGTAAAGACCGAAAGGTTGTAGTGAAAGGCCTTGCCGAAAAGGAGGTGGAGGCTGATAAGGTGACGTGGCCTATCGTTTCCAAGGAAATAGGCAATGACCTGCCTGAACTCTATCAAAAAATCAATGCCACCACGAGAACCATCAGAAACTTCCTGGTGGAGAATGGTGTTAAGGCTAATGAAATCAATGTGAATGCGCCTGTGGTCATCGACCTCAATGCTGAACGGTATGGCGAAAACCGACAGGGCTATCGTTATAACATTACTTCCATTATCACGGTTACATCGAAGAATGTGAAACTGGTCCGCAGTATCATTGCCCGTCAGGGTGATCTGCTTCAGAAGGGGGTTGCTATTGTGGATGGTGGTTACGAGAATCCGGTGAAGTATGAGTATGTTGCTTTCCGTCAGATGAAACCTAAGATGATGCAGGAGGCGATAGAGAATGCTGAGCAGACTGCTACCCAGTTTGCTGAGAACAGCAAGAGCAAGATTGATAAAATCATGAATGCCGACCAGGGCCAGTTCTCTATTGAAGACCGCGATTCCAATACCCCATATATTAAAAAGGTAAGGGTTGTTACTACCGTTACTTATTCTTTGAAGGATTAGGAGTAGTGATTATTTATTATTAGTGATTAATTGTAATAAGAGGGTGTGTTATAGCCTCATGGCATACCCTCTCAAATTAAAACAACGAAAAACTATGAAGAAAATTATATTAGCAGCTGTTTTATTTCTACCATTTCTTGTTTCTTGTACACAGAACAGGAAAGCACCTGCTGTTTCTCCTCAAACGACTGTAGGGAAGTCTGAGAAAACTGAAACTGCCAAGGTGCAATATCTCACCACATCTGATTTCAGAAAAAAGATTATGGATTACGAGGCTCATCCGGATGAATGGGTATTCGCCGGTTCCCGTCCTGCCGTCATCGATTTCTACACCACCTGGTGTGGTCCTTGCAAGATGATGGCTCCCGTAGTGGAATCTCTCGCCGAGAAATATGCCGGCAAGATAGATTTCTATAAGGTGGATATCGACCAGGAGTCCGAACTTGCTTCCGTCTTCGGCATCCGCAGCATTCCTACTTTCCTCTTCATCCCAGTGAAAGGCAAACCATCTGTGCAGATGGGTGCTATGCAAAAGGAGGATTTCGAAGAACTGATTGGTAAAATTAAAACAAAATGACAATTTGGTAGCATCTCAAATTTCCATGCCTCTCCTTACCTATATGTAGGTATTTTCGGGCGAATACCTACTTTTAATGATGCCCGAAATTTGGAGATTTGTCAGATAATACCTAAATTTGCACTCGGAAAAAATGTTTAATGTAATTAAAAGTATTATAGAATTATGATTATTGAAAATGTTCATGCAAGAGAAATCTTGGATTCTCGTGGCAATCCTACAGTAGAGGTTGAAGTTTCTTTGAAGTCAGGTGTCGTAGGTCGTGCATCGGTTCCTTCTGGTGCATCCACTGGTGAGAACGAGGCTTTGGAACTTCGTGATGGTGACAAGAACCGCTATGGCGGCAAGGGCGTCTTGAAGGCCGTGGAGAATGTGAATCAGGTGATAGCTCCGGCTTTGGTAGGTCTTTCTGCCTTGGAGCAGCGTGTCATCGATTATAAGATGTTGGAACTGGACGGTACCAAGACCAAGTCAAACCTGGGTGCCAATGCCATCCTCGGTGTTTCTTTGGCTGTGGCTCATGCTGCTGCTGAGTATCTCCACATCCCATTGTATCGCTACATTGGCGGTTGCAATACTTACACCCTTCCTGTTCCTATGATGAATATCATCAATGGTGGTGCTCACTCTGATGCGCCTATCGCCTTCCAGGAATTTATGATCCGTCCTGTGGGTGCTCCTTCCGAGAAGGAGGCTATCCGTATGGGTGCTGAGGTGTTCCATGCCTTGGCTAAGCTCCTGAAGAGCCGCGGTCTTTCTACTGCCGTAGGTGATGAGGGCGGTTTTGCTCCTGCACTCGATGGTATTGAGGATGCGCTCGACAGTATCTGTCAGGCTATCAAGGATGCCGGTTATGAGCCTGGTAAGGACGTGAAGATTGCCATGGACTGTGCTGCCAGCGAGTTTGCCGTTCAGGAGAATGGTGAGTGGTACTACGATTATCGCCAGTTGAAGGATGGTAAGAAGAAGGATCCTAATGGTAAAAAACTGACTGCTGCTGAGCAGATCAAGTTCCTGGAAGAACTGATTACCAAATATCCTATCGATTCTATCGAGGATGGCCTTGACGAGAACGATTGGGACAACTGGGTGAAGTTGACTGCTGCCATCGGCGATCGTTGCCAGTTGGTAGGTGACGACCTCTTTGTTACCAACGTGAAGTTCCTGGAGAAGGGCATCAAGATGGGTGCTGCCAACTCTATCCTCATCAAGGTAAACCAGATTGGTTCTCTCACCGAGACACTGGATGCTATCGAGATGGCTCATCGCCATGGTTACACCACCGTTACTTCCCATCGTTCTGGTGAAACCGAGGATACAACAATTGCTGATATTGCCGTAGCAACAAACTCTGGTCAGATTAAGACGGGTTCTATGAGCCGTACCGACCGTATGGCTAAGTACAACCAACTTATCCGCATCGAAGAGCAGTTGGGTAATAACGCAACTTATGGTTATAAGAAGTTGAAATAGGAATGATGATATGAAATTGGAAAACACCAATTTCACCATAACATACACATTTTATAAAAATAGAATAGATCAGATACGAAATAGATGGGCATGGATGACCGTGATGGTTGTCCATGCTTTTTTTCTTCTATGATGTATCTGCATCTTCATGTGTTTAACTGGATAACTTCGATATATTATATTGATTATGACAAACGTATTGATTAGTGCTGCCGGGCTTTGCGGTGCCACGATTATAGGTGCCATTTTGGGATTCTTCGTCAAGGAGTTGCCTCACAAATGGAACGACGCCGTATTGGGATATTGTGCCGGAATCATGCTGGCAGCTTCCACGTTGGGACTGATAGTGCCAGCCTTCGAACAGACCAGGCTTTGGTGGCTGGTAGTAATCGGCGTGATGGCAGGAGCCTTGTTTCTGAACGTGCTCGATCTGGTGACTCCCCATCTTCATCGTATCACGGGACTAGATCCCGAGGAGCATCGCAACAATGCCAGGCTCAGTCATGTGATGCTTTTCGTGATGGCGATAGCCCTACATAAACTGCCCGAAGGCATGGCTGCTGGAGTGAGTGTCTGTTCATCAGAAGGCGCAACGGAGTGGGGCGTTTCCTTCGGTATCGCCCTGCAGAACATCCCTGAGGGTATGGTGATTATTGCTCCTTTGATGATGGCAGGTGTTACAGCAGTCCGTACCTTCTTCATTTCCATCTTCATCGCCCTGCTCGAAGTGGTAGGCATTCTGTTGGGTTTCGGTTTGGGCTCAGCCTCTACCACCTTCCTCCCCGTGATGCTGGGCTTTGCCGGTGGCGCCATGCTCTATGTAACGAGCGATGAGATGATTCCAGAAACCCATGCCCATGGCTTCCAGAAACAAGCCACCTACGCTCTTCTCCTGGGTTTCATCACCTTTGTATTGATGGAGAAATGTGTATGATTAGATTCTGATACCGAGGCAGGTAGTATATCCTAAATACAGAGTGTACTTAGGTGTAGGCTTTTTTTGGAAACAAAAAAGCGGAGCGTGATTTCACAACCACACTCCGCGCAAACTTAAACAACCAATAAAAGAAATAGATTGATCGTTCAATTGTTATATCTGATGAAGAGTAGCTCTTGTTAGAGCTTTGTTTTTTTATCTGTCAGAAATATGTCTTATGTTGGAAGAC from the Segatella copri genome contains:
- a CDS encoding ZIP family metal transporter; its protein translation is MTNVLISAAGLCGATIIGAILGFFVKELPHKWNDAVLGYCAGIMLAASTLGLIVPAFEQTRLWWLVVIGVMAGALFLNVLDLVTPHLHRITGLDPEEHRNNARLSHVMLFVMAIALHKLPEGMAAGVSVCSSEGATEWGVSFGIALQNIPEGMVIIAPLMMAGVTAVRTFFISIFIALLEVVGILLGFGLGSASTTFLPVMLGFAGGAMLYVTSDEMIPETHAHGFQKQATYALLLGFITFVLMEKCV
- a CDS encoding SIMPL domain-containing protein, which codes for MNINSGIKQAVILTIGIIMLGFCIKSGLESVISKDRKVVVKGLAEKEVEADKVTWPIVSKEIGNDLPELYQKINATTRTIRNFLVENGVKANEINVNAPVVIDLNAERYGENRQGYRYNITSIITVTSKNVKLVRSIIARQGDLLQKGVAIVDGGYENPVKYEYVAFRQMKPKMMQEAIENAEQTATQFAENSKSKIDKIMNADQGQFSIEDRDSNTPYIKKVRVVTTVTYSLKD
- the trxA gene encoding thioredoxin; protein product: MKKIILAAVLFLPFLVSCTQNRKAPAVSPQTTVGKSEKTETAKVQYLTTSDFRKKIMDYEAHPDEWVFAGSRPAVIDFYTTWCGPCKMMAPVVESLAEKYAGKIDFYKVDIDQESELASVFGIRSIPTFLFIPVKGKPSVQMGAMQKEDFEELIGKIKTK
- a CDS encoding PcfJ domain-containing protein, which gives rise to MKPRTKYQKQVVTSNKGLRPIKGAQMQWAFRECLDHYAFQLKHGQTTCMDCGHTWTTDEDADKCVCPKCKAKLEVQRTKRQKAMSSTYFSVLTERKELQLMRAFQMKAYYRKGQKADIYCWEVARYWMNEKGKVEVMARKRTMGIYMDTFCYDSDIELRKDNTTYQHIASFPVCPDMKVIPQIWRNGFDGAFHGIEPLTLFKAMLTDHRIETMMKQCRYGHVRHFIDHPRHLETCWNAYKIANRNHYLITDIGKWADYICMLVEMGKDIRSPHYICPDNLEAEHDRISEKIRAKKEKERTEEEIRKALKNEDKFKEMKSRFFGLMFTDGNIVVRMLESVREHVLEGKAMHHCVGSGTNYSLNPDCIIFSARIAEQRVETVEFSLEQMKVVQCHGLQNKDTEHHADIINLVNSNARLIEQRMVATT
- a CDS encoding DUF6926 domain-containing protein → MNRSIEAIPTWALCYIINGDASGLTDEEIRMVDEAMRKNNIEIVSPRYNEDMCTEPYFSHYPFFGLPTEVEDCDIIYHE
- the eno gene encoding phosphopyruvate hydratase; protein product: MIIENVHAREILDSRGNPTVEVEVSLKSGVVGRASVPSGASTGENEALELRDGDKNRYGGKGVLKAVENVNQVIAPALVGLSALEQRVIDYKMLELDGTKTKSNLGANAILGVSLAVAHAAAEYLHIPLYRYIGGCNTYTLPVPMMNIINGGAHSDAPIAFQEFMIRPVGAPSEKEAIRMGAEVFHALAKLLKSRGLSTAVGDEGGFAPALDGIEDALDSICQAIKDAGYEPGKDVKIAMDCAASEFAVQENGEWYYDYRQLKDGKKKDPNGKKLTAAEQIKFLEELITKYPIDSIEDGLDENDWDNWVKLTAAIGDRCQLVGDDLFVTNVKFLEKGIKMGAANSILIKVNQIGSLTETLDAIEMAHRHGYTTVTSHRSGETEDTTIADIAVATNSGQIKTGSMSRTDRMAKYNQLIRIEEQLGNNATYGYKKLK
- a CDS encoding PcfK-like family protein yields the protein MNTTEYFKRTIQSYLEERAMEDELFAAKYDNPDKNIDDCVTYILNWVQKSGCNGFCDDEIYGQAIHYYEEKDIEVGKPLNCQVSVNHHIELTEEEKAQARQEAIRQYQQEQMNKMRNRDTAKRTSQRTETEVHQPSLFDTL
- a CDS encoding lysozyme, which codes for MRLMILLALLLVSGSLSAQTQGAIKRVRHVSRFELAVACIKKYEGLHGPKHHPYVGYGHKLLPGERFSPRMTERQADALLRSDLRKLCAMFRDFGRDSLLLAALAYNVGCGKVMKSRMYAKMRSGNRNIYRDYVDFKRWNGKIVPSIERRRKMEYLLLFTP